Proteins encoded by one window of Hyphomicrobium nitrativorans NL23:
- a CDS encoding peptide chain release factor 3 yields the protein MSNEPSAAATASPAKSRLANEIERRRTFAIISHPDAGKTTLTEKLLLFGGAIQLAGQVKAKKDGRSTRSDWMAIEKSRGISVATSVMTFEYDGAVFNLLDTPGHEDFSDDTYRTLTAVDSAIMVIDAARGIETRTQKLFEICRLRDIPIVTFINKMDREARDPLDLLDEIEKTLALDTAPMVWPIGQGRSFRGTYDLYQPRVRRLDEDYDGQPVSGPDDPLFAELLEGDAHTRWREEIDLAAEACGRFDLDAFRHGTLTPVFFGSALKNFGVRDVLDALKTHAPPPLSQRAATREVVATEPAMTGIVFKIQANMDPNHRDRIAFMRVCSGKLTRGMKVKHVRSGKTMALSAPQFFFAQDRSLAEEAFAGDVVGIPNRGVLRIGDALTEGEDITFLGIPSFAPEILRRIRLEDAIKAKKLKDAVREMAEEGVVQVFNPVDGTQPIVGVIGALQLDVLADRLKHEYGLATDFDPAPCEAVRWIRSDDPAALKAFIAANRSSVATDLDGDHVYIPSSIFTLNYNAGRNPEIQFLEIKT from the coding sequence ATGAGCAACGAACCCTCGGCGGCCGCCACGGCCAGCCCGGCGAAAAGCCGTCTCGCCAACGAGATCGAGCGCCGCCGCACCTTCGCGATCATCTCGCACCCCGACGCGGGCAAAACCACGCTGACCGAAAAGCTGCTGCTGTTCGGCGGTGCGATCCAGCTTGCCGGCCAGGTCAAAGCCAAGAAGGACGGCCGCTCGACGCGCTCGGACTGGATGGCCATCGAAAAGTCGCGTGGCATTTCCGTCGCGACCTCCGTCATGACCTTCGAATACGACGGCGCCGTCTTCAACCTGCTCGACACGCCGGGCCACGAGGACTTCTCCGACGACACCTATCGCACGCTGACCGCCGTCGATAGCGCGATCATGGTGATCGACGCGGCACGCGGCATCGAAACGCGAACGCAGAAGCTGTTCGAGATCTGCCGTCTGCGCGATATCCCCATCGTCACCTTCATCAACAAGATGGACCGCGAAGCGCGCGATCCGCTCGACCTGCTCGACGAGATCGAGAAGACGCTGGCTCTCGACACCGCGCCCATGGTCTGGCCGATCGGGCAGGGCCGCAGCTTCCGCGGCACCTACGACCTCTATCAACCGCGCGTGCGCCGCCTCGACGAGGACTACGACGGCCAACCCGTCTCCGGTCCCGACGATCCGCTGTTCGCCGAACTGCTCGAAGGCGACGCGCACACGCGCTGGCGCGAGGAGATCGATCTCGCCGCCGAAGCCTGCGGACGCTTCGATCTCGATGCCTTCCGCCACGGCACGCTCACGCCCGTGTTCTTCGGGTCCGCCTTGAAGAACTTCGGCGTCCGCGACGTGCTCGACGCGCTCAAGACACACGCTCCGCCACCGCTCTCCCAGCGCGCCGCCACACGAGAAGTCGTCGCGACAGAGCCCGCCATGACGGGCATCGTCTTCAAGATCCAGGCGAACATGGACCCGAACCATCGCGACCGCATCGCCTTCATGCGCGTCTGCTCGGGCAAGCTCACGCGCGGCATGAAAGTCAAGCACGTGCGGTCGGGCAAGACGATGGCGCTCTCTGCGCCTCAGTTCTTCTTCGCGCAGGACCGCTCTCTCGCGGAAGAAGCCTTCGCGGGCGACGTCGTCGGTATTCCGAACCGCGGCGTGCTGCGCATCGGCGATGCGCTGACCGAAGGCGAGGACATCACCTTTCTCGGCATCCCGAGCTTTGCGCCCGAGATCCTGCGCCGCATCCGTCTGGAAGACGCCATCAAGGCCAAGAAGCTCAAGGACGCCGTCCGCGAAATGGCCGAGGAAGGCGTCGTGCAAGTGTTCAACCCCGTGGACGGCACACAGCCCATCGTCGGCGTGATCGGCGCGCTTCAGCTCGATGTGCTCGCCGACCGCCTAAAGCACGAGTACGGCCTCGCGACCGATTTCGATCCCGCGCCATGCGAAGCAGTTCGCTGGATCCGCTCCGACGACCCGGCAGCATTGAAGGCGTTCATTGCCGCCAATCGGTCGAGCGTGGCCACCGATCTCGACGGCGACCACGTCTACATCCCGTCCTCGATCTTCACGCTGAATTACAATGCGGGGCGCAATCCCGAAATTCAGTTCCTGGAAATCAAGACCTGA